One part of the Osmerus mordax isolate fOsmMor3 chromosome 18, fOsmMor3.pri, whole genome shotgun sequence genome encodes these proteins:
- the cacng7a gene encoding calcium channel, voltage-dependent, gamma subunit 7a isoform X2 has protein sequence MSSFSTRALTLLSSVFGACGLLLVGVAVSTDYWLLMEEGIVLQQNQTTEVKMALHSGLWRVCFVAGAEKGRCVASEYFSADTEIEITTENTANILKMVRTATPFPMVSLLFVFTAFVISNIGHIRPQRTILAFVSGIFFILSGLSLVVGLVLYISSINDEVMNRPREPEQFFHYRYGWSFAFAASSFLLKEGAGVMSVYLFMKRYAEEEMYRPHPALYRPRLSECSDYSGQFLHPDSWPPPQRGRSASEVSSDISIQLNQTPPPPPPKVPPPRYHTHMRMSASPC, from the exons atGAGCTCATTCAGCACGCGGGCGCTCACGCTCCTGTCCTCCGTGTTCGGGGCGTGCGGCCTGCTCCTGGTGGGTGTGGCCGTGTCCACAGACTACTGGCTGCTGATGGAGGAAGGCATCGTGCTGCAGCAGAACCAGACCACCGAGGTCAAGATGGCGCTGCACTCGGGCCTCTGGAGGGTTTGCTTCGTcgcag gagctgaaaaggggAGGTGTGTAGCATCCGAATATTTTTCAGCAGACACCGAGATTGAGATCACGACGGAGAACACAGCCAACATTCTCA AAATGGTGAGGACAGCCACGCCCTTCCCCATGGTGTCCCTGCTCTTCGTCTTCACCGCATTTGTCATCAGCAACATCGGACACATTCGGCCCCAGCGCACCATCCTGGCCTTCGTCTCTGGaatcttcttcatcctctcag GCCTCAGCCTGGTGGTGGGTCTGGTCCTCTACATCTCCAGCATCAACGACGAGGTGATGAACCGGCCAAGAGAGCCAGAACAGTTCTTCCACTACCGCTACGGCTGGTCCTTCGCCTTCGccgcctcctccttcctcctcaaaGAG ggggCAGGAGTGATGTCCGTCTACCTGTTCATGAAGCGCTATGCTGAGGAGGAGATGTACAggccccacccagccctctaCCGCCCCCGCCTGTCGGAGTGCAGCGACTACAGCGGCCAGTTCCTCCACCCAGACTCCTGGCCCCCTCCCCAGCGGGGTCGCAGTGCTTCGGAGGTCTCCAGCGACATCTCCATCCAGCTCAACCAGACCCCCCCACCGCCACCCCCCAAG GTGCCCCCCCCtcggtaccacacacacatgcgcatgaGCGCCTCGCCATgctag
- the cacng7a gene encoding calcium channel, voltage-dependent, gamma subunit 7a isoform X1 yields the protein MSSFSTRALTLLSSVFGACGLLLVGVAVSTDYWLLMEEGIVLQQNQTTEVKMALHSGLWRVCFVAGAEKGRCVASEYFSADTEIEITTENTANILKMVRTATPFPMVSLLFVFTAFVISNIGHIRPQRTILAFVSGIFFILSGLSLVVGLVLYISSINDEVMNRPREPEQFFHYRYGWSFAFAASSFLLKEGAGVMSVYLFMKRYAEEEMYRPHPALYRPRLSECSDYSGQFLHPDSWPPPQRGRSASEVSSDISIQLNQTPPPPPPKGSSSQQTPSSGPSSGASYQLQPASSSSSSSYPHSSHPLHPSHPHSSHPSGLPSQSVSMGMPPSAVPPPRYHTHMRMSASPC from the exons atGAGCTCATTCAGCACGCGGGCGCTCACGCTCCTGTCCTCCGTGTTCGGGGCGTGCGGCCTGCTCCTGGTGGGTGTGGCCGTGTCCACAGACTACTGGCTGCTGATGGAGGAAGGCATCGTGCTGCAGCAGAACCAGACCACCGAGGTCAAGATGGCGCTGCACTCGGGCCTCTGGAGGGTTTGCTTCGTcgcag gagctgaaaaggggAGGTGTGTAGCATCCGAATATTTTTCAGCAGACACCGAGATTGAGATCACGACGGAGAACACAGCCAACATTCTCA AAATGGTGAGGACAGCCACGCCCTTCCCCATGGTGTCCCTGCTCTTCGTCTTCACCGCATTTGTCATCAGCAACATCGGACACATTCGGCCCCAGCGCACCATCCTGGCCTTCGTCTCTGGaatcttcttcatcctctcag GCCTCAGCCTGGTGGTGGGTCTGGTCCTCTACATCTCCAGCATCAACGACGAGGTGATGAACCGGCCAAGAGAGCCAGAACAGTTCTTCCACTACCGCTACGGCTGGTCCTTCGCCTTCGccgcctcctccttcctcctcaaaGAG ggggCAGGAGTGATGTCCGTCTACCTGTTCATGAAGCGCTATGCTGAGGAGGAGATGTACAggccccacccagccctctaCCGCCCCCGCCTGTCGGAGTGCAGCGACTACAGCGGCCAGTTCCTCCACCCAGACTCCTGGCCCCCTCCCCAGCGGGGTCGCAGTGCTTCGGAGGTCTCCAGCGACATCTCCATCCAGCTCAACCAGACCCCCCCACCGCCACCCCCCAAGGGCAGCTCCTCCCAGCAGACCCCCTCCTCGGGGCCGTCCTCAGGGGCCAGTTACCAGCTCCAgccggcctcctcctcctcttcctcctcttacccgcactcctcccacccccttcacccctcccacccccactcctcccacccCAGCGGTCTCCCGTCCCAGTCTGTGTCCATGGGCATGCCGCCCTCTGCCGTGCCCCCCCCtcggtaccacacacacatgcgcatgaGCGCCTCGCCATgctag
- the grin2da gene encoding LOW QUALITY PROTEIN: zinc finger CCCH domain-containing protein 13 (The sequence of the model RefSeq protein was modified relative to this genomic sequence to represent the inferred CDS: inserted 1 base in 1 codon; deleted 3 bases in 3 codons) — MYSCCRFEDETSSGGMKSTLPQYHSVPCAMPPPPPPYLVSSAVTNTTIAMVQQQHLQQQQQAYTSLLPGSPPHAGHSAMALGPSNSPLLEGPMPCSTFLPRHDRRLAVVERWNRPPKPGTEKSMGGGGGHSDQGPYPQGMPPLWAGGASGGGGGDGGLDEYKRYYGPIDPEGLGANTDPQTGGSQTPKMNPRGNKPPGMPRLPPKGLGPPGHLLSKLPLALPSSPRRPSFWRRGSLPRRKSSGGPLYENILPLGRRGGGGRYGSRDGGNRRGRRPPPSXPYPSLSPPPHTPPTTPTTPSRLYTSSSSSSSSSSSSSSSSSSDSLSRSNSPSPSSCSSATYSSSQSFRYRPGDRGPGDELDSDQLTEESSLLLGRRKGGRRSCSRMSSRSLPCSPPPPPVPPRKPRLQREYIRERAGSQLAQLQEWWASWGERERARGTERSRGEGREEKRHHKERERERKRRKKGRKQKKREERERERERKRRKGKKKRKKEDKARRREKGRRSEQEEGDGEKLQELKAITQDYSSYPGMRRESYRKKSESSTRSCGWDVPREEEKERDEGGGQQREGASPWEKVHSVKFWRGGNPSSDTPPSAFLPLLPLSSKRRKSKGSDREALGREVEKRPLLGRIDRGEVHSKQGLSFHEWESEEEVEDEESEEERRKAERAKRRGGRTASESERERERDKVVGVYSDEGSSGEFGKFERYWEGHEGRAVGGIGGGGWFFGTYPAREKAGSVNSRDDLFLGRGEGWGTGEGGWGSAGGGGEAGREWASGSQWPPPPLTPPPPRRYWSVDKLHVQEEKKGKRKSKDRGRGYAGCSCHSPLDHPHSHSKWARVTSRSQEELYQHCQSFGSSKSKRHASKLDRAQDQAKSGSQTNLSIQRTQRADRSHQPSPPQALVPSLPPSLPPALPAPPSSSSSHPIHVPPLTSSSSVSSPSVVSSTPGAPQPPSSSMASASAKLQYQRLRSVPQPQRFQSPHLPLKGKSMCSRRGSAHFSSVESEV; from the exons ATGTACAGCTGCTGCAGGTTTGAGGACGAGACCTCCTCTGGGGGCATGAAGTCCACCCTCCCCCAGTACCACAGCGTGCCCTGCGCcatgccccccccgcccccaccataCCTCGTCTCCTCCGCCGTCACCAACACAACCATCGCCATGGTTCAGCAGCAgcacctgcagcagcagcagcaggcctaCACCAGCCTTCTCCCTGGATCTCCT CCCCACGCAGGGCATTCAGCCATGGCCTTGGGGCCCTCTAACAGCCCCTTACTGGAGGGCCCCATGCCCTGCTCCACCTTCCTACCCCGGCACGACCGCAGGCTGGCTGTGGTGGAGCGCTGGAACAGGCCCCCCAAGCCTGGTACGGAGAAGTCtatgggtggaggtggggggcacTCAGACCAGGGGCCTTACCCCCAGGGAATGCCCCCTCTTTGGGCTGGGGGTGCCAGCGGAGGTGGGGGCGGGGATGGAGGTCTGGATGAATATAAGCGCTAC TACGGTCCCATTGACCCTGAGGGTCTGGGGGCCAACACTGACCCCCAGACCGGGGGTTCCCAGACCCCCAAGATGAACCCAAGGGGAAACAAGCCCCCTGGGATGCCAAGGCTGCCCCCAAAAGGCTTAGGGCCTCCTGGACACCTGCTTTCCAAACTCCCACTAgcactgccctcctccccccgccggCCCTCCTTCTGGCGGAGGGGCAGTCTCCCCAGGAGGAAGAGCTCC GGTGGGCCTCTATACGAGAACATCCTTCCCCTCGGAAGACGAGGCGGAGGGGGACGCTATGGATCCAGGGACGGGGGCAACAGACGGGGGcgccgccctcccccct ctccttacccgtccctgtctcctcccccacacacacccccgaccacccccaccaccccctcccgcctctacacctcctcctcatcctcctcatcctccagctcgtcctcctcctcgtcctcctcctccgactcgCTCTCCCGCTCCAACTCCccgtctccttcctcctgctccagcgCCACTTACTCCTCGTCTCAGAGTTTCCGGTACCGGCCCGGGGACCGGGGCCCGGGCGATGAGTTAGACTCGGACCAGCTCACCGAGGAGTCCAGCCTGCTGCTTGGACGCAGGAAGGGAGGACGACGCTCTTGCTCTCGCATGTCGTCGCGCTCGCTTCCCTGCAGCCCGCCGCCACCTCCCGTCCCGCCCCGCAAGCCCCGCCTCCAGCGGGAATACATCCGGGAACGGGCGGGGAGCCAGCTGGCTCAGCTGCAGGAGTGGTGGGcctcctggggggagagagagcgagcgaggggaACCGAGAGGagccggggggaggggagggaggagaagaggcaccacaaggagagggagagggagcggaagaggaggaagaagggccGGAAGCAGAAAaagcgggaggagagggagcgagagagggagcgcaAGCGGCGCaaagggaagaagaagaggaaaaaagaggacaaggcgaggaggagggagaaggggaggaggtcggagcaggaggagggggacggagAGAAGCTTCAGGAGCTGAAGGCGATAACACAGGATTATTCCTCCTATCCcgggatgaggagagagtcgTACAGGAAGAAGAGCGAGAGCTCCACCCGAAGCTGTGGCTGGGACGTCCcccgggaggaggagaaagagagggacgaggggggaggacagcagAGGGAAGGAGCGTCACCATGGGAGAAGGTCCA CTCTGTCAAGTTCTGGAGGGGAGGCAACCCGTCCTCCGACacacctccctccgccttcctccccctccttcccctctcctccaaacGGAGGAAGAGTAAGGGCTCCGACAGGGAGGcgctggggagggaggtggagaagcgccccctgctgggcaGGATCGACCGAGGCGAGGTGCACTCCAAACAGGGCCTCTCTTTCCACGAGTGGGAGTCTGAAGAAGAAGTTGAGGATGAAGagtcggaggaggagaggaggaaggcggAGCGAgccaagaggaggggaggtaggactGCTTCGGAGTCGGAGCGCGAGCGGGAAAGGGATAAGGTTGTGGGCGTGTACTCGGACGAGGGATCCTCGGGCGAGTTTGGGAAGTTCGAGAGGTACTGGGAGGGGCACGAGGGGCGGGCAGTGGGGGGCATCGGAGGCGGGGGCTGGTTCTTTGGCACTTATCCTGCCAGAGAGAAGGCTGGCAGCGTCAATAGCAGAGACGACCTGTTTCTAGGGCGTGGCGAagggtgggggacaggggagggaggctgggggtcaGCCGGAGGGGGAGGcgaagcagggagagagtgggCGTCGGGCTCACAGTGGCCCCCGCCCCCgttgaccccccctcctcctcggagGTACTGGTCGGTGGACAAGCTTCACGTCCAGGAGGAAAAGAAAGGCAAACGCAAGAgcaaggacagagggaggggctaCGCAGGCTGTTCCTGCCACTCCCCCCTGGACCACCCCCACTCTCACTCCAAGTGGGCCCGGGTGACCTCCCGTAGCCAAGAGGAGCTCTATCAACACTGTCAGAGCTTCGGCAGCAGCAAGTCCAAGCGCCACGCCTCCAAACTGGACCGTGCACAGGACCAGGCCAAGTCGGGAAGCCAGACCAACCTCAGCATCCAGCGGACGCAGCGGGCCGACCGCTCccaccagccctcccctccGCAGGCCCTCGTTCCATCCCTCCCGCCCtcgctcccccctgccctccctgccccgccctcctcatcttcctcccatCCCATCCACGTCCCTCCGctgacttcctcctcctccgtctcctccccctcggtgGTGTCCTCCACCCCAggtgccccccagcccccctcctcctccatggcgTCTGCCTCGGCCAAGCTCCAGTACCAGAGACTGCGCTCGGTGCCCCAGCCTCAGAGATTCCAGTCACCCCACTTGCCACTAAAAGGCAAGAGCATGTGTTCGCGGAGAGGCTCGGCTCACTTTTCCAGTGTTGAGAGCGAAGTGTGA